A genomic window from Candidatus Pelagisphaera phototrophica includes:
- a CDS encoding flagellin — protein sequence MSVTINTNSAATIAKNNLNNSNTMLQKSLNRLSSGLRITAPSDDAGGLAVSMKLSAAIKRTDAVNTNLMNAQSFLQTQDGAFQIAGKVLDRMSELKTLAADVTKNATDVANYDTEFDALKSQLTAIGGETFNGVSLFSSGSSATTLSVATTESGGSSVTINQAALGNAVTNATSATDLADVSLAQITTAIENVATLRAQNGAQSSQLSFASDMLTVNKQNLEAANSRIIDVDVATESTQLARANILVQAGSAMLGQANASSAIALRLLGQ from the coding sequence ATGTCAGTTACAATAAACACAAACTCCGCGGCTACAATCGCGAAGAATAACCTCAATAACAGCAACACTATGCTGCAGAAAAGCTTGAACCGCTTGTCTAGCGGTTTGAGGATTACCGCCCCGTCCGACGACGCCGGTGGACTCGCTGTATCTATGAAGTTGTCAGCCGCTATCAAGCGGACCGACGCGGTCAACACCAACCTCATGAATGCGCAGTCCTTCCTGCAGACTCAGGACGGTGCATTCCAGATCGCAGGTAAGGTTCTCGACCGCATGTCAGAACTGAAGACACTTGCTGCGGACGTCACCAAGAACGCGACGGACGTTGCCAACTACGACACTGAATTCGACGCCCTAAAGTCGCAGCTCACTGCGATTGGAGGTGAAACCTTCAATGGAGTATCTCTCTTCAGTTCAGGCTCTTCAGCTACTACGTTATCTGTAGCAACAACTGAAAGTGGCGGATCTTCAGTAACTATCAATCAAGCGGCATTGGGCAATGCGGTGACAAATGCTACTTCGGCTACCGACTTGGCAGACGTTTCACTCGCACAGATCACAACCGCCATTGAGAACGTTGCGACGCTTCGCGCTCAAAATGGCGCCCAATCAAGTCAGTTGTCATTCGCTTCTGACATGTTGACCGTCAATAAACAGAATCTGGAAGCAGCAAACAGCCGCATTATCGATGTGGACGTTGCCACCGAATCGACTCAGTTGGCTCGTGCCAACATCCTCGTACAGGCAGGTTCGGCCATGCTTGGTCAAGCAAACGCTTCGAGTGCCATCGCTCTTCGTTTGCTCGGACAATAA
- a CDS encoding flagellin, giving the protein MSVTINTNSAATIAKNNLNNSNTMLQKSLNRLSSGLRITAPSDDAGGLAVSMKLSAAIKRTDAVNTNLMNAQSFLQTQDGAFQIAGKVLDRMSELKTLSADVTKNATDVANYDTEFDALKSQLTAIEGETFNGVSLFTSGSSANTLSVATTESGGTSVSINQAALGNAVTNASSATDLADVSLAQITTAIENVATLRAQNGAQSSQLSFASDMLTVNKQNLEAANSRIIDVDVATESTQLARANILVQAGSAMLDQANASSAIALLLLE; this is encoded by the coding sequence ATGTCAGTTACAATAAACACAAACTCCGCGGCTACAATCGCGAAGAACAACCTCAATAACAGCAACACTATGCTGCAGAAAAGCTTGAACCGCTTGTCTAGCGGTTTGAGGATTACCGCCCCGTCTGACGACGCTGGTGGACTCGCTGTATCTATGAAGTTGTCAGCCGCTATCAAGCGGACCGACGCGGTCAACACCAACCTCATGAATGCGCAGTCCTTCCTGCAGACTCAGGACGGTGCATTCCAGATCGCAGGCAAGGTTCTCGACCGCATGTCAGAACTGAAGACACTGTCTGCGGACGTCACCAAGAACGCGACGGACGTTGCCAACTACGACACTGAATTCGACGCCCTAAAGTCGCAGCTCACTGCGATTGAAGGTGAAACCTTCAATGGAGTATCTCTCTTCACTTCAGGCTCTTCAGCTAATACGTTATCTGTAGCAACAACTGAAAGTGGCGGAACTTCAGTGAGTATCAATCAAGCGGCATTGGGCAATGCGGTGACAAACGCTTCTTCGGCTACCGACTTGGCAGACGTTTCACTTGCACAGATCACAACCGCCATTGAGAACGTTGCGACGCTTCGCGCTCAAAATGGTGCCCAATCAAGTCAGCTGTCATTCGCTTCTGACATGTTGACCGTCAATAAACAGAATCTGGAAGCAGCAAACAGCCGCATCATCGATGTGGACGTTGCTACCGAATCGACTCAGTTGGCTCGCGCCAACATTCTCGTACAAGCAGGTTCGGCCATGCTTGATCAGGCAAACGCTTCGAGTGCTATCGCTCTTCTTTTGCTCGAATAA